Proteins from a genomic interval of Natator depressus isolate rNatDep1 chromosome 20, rNatDep2.hap1, whole genome shotgun sequence:
- the LOC141975313 gene encoding protein maestro-like yields the protein MSDPMLREKKFLKPVLHILEEKSHDRNSIVRQMAVRGLGNLVYGAPEKVKKHKKFLMVILIRALSDPFSSEVIGESMKAVAKVLKELKEKDIGSSFRDLTQQIRTYFDNEDDALRLLSFVLFGILARLTKRKWKGYFAEQVRQSWVTLLLHLQDPNPRVSVECRATFHLCVPFLGLKRFQTAVNQYLDGTAELKPEELQMDICRHLVSELLKCLRFLTGVACGGVEVWGGCVMGNGNNGQSGIYD from the exons atgagtgatcccatgctcagggagaagaagttccttaagccagtcttacacatcttggaagaaaagtcccatgataggaacagcattgtccggcagatggctgtaagaggcctgggaaatttagtctatggggcgcctgagaag gtgaaaaagcacaagaagtttcttatggtcatactgatcagggccttaagtgaccctttcagttctgaagtcattggcgagagcatgaaagcagtggccaaagtcctgaaggagctgaaagagaaggacataggttcttccttcagagacctcacccaacagatccggacctactttgacaac gaggacgatgctcttcgtttattgtcctttgtcctgtttggcatcctggcccgcctgaccaaaagaaaatggaagggctatttcgccgagcaggttagacagagctgggtcacacttctgctgcacctgcaagacccgaaccccagggtttcagtg gaatgcagagctacgtttcacctctgtgtcccgtttttgggactgaagaggttccaaactgccgtgaatcaataccttgatggcacagccgagctgaagcctgaagagctccagatggacatttgcagacaccttgtgagtgagctgttgaagtgtctgagattcttgactggagtggcgtgtggtggtgtagaggtgtgggggggatgtgtgatgggtaatggaaataatggtcagagtgggatatatgactga